A genomic segment from Anas platyrhynchos isolate ZD024472 breed Pekin duck chromosome 5, IASCAAS_PekinDuck_T2T, whole genome shotgun sequence encodes:
- the KLHL28 gene encoding kelch-like protein 28 — MDQSSPTYMLANLTHLHSEQLLQGLNLLRQHHELCDIILRVGDVKIHAHKVVLASISPYFKAMFTGNLSEKENSEVEFQCIDEAALQAIVEYAYTGTVFISQDTVESLLPAANLLQIKLVVKECCAFLESQLDPGNCIGISRFAETYGCHDLYLAANKYICQNFEEVCQTEEFLELSHSELDEIVSNDCLNVVTEETVFYALESWIKYDVQERQKYLAQLLHCVRLPLLSVKFLTRLYEANHLIRDDHTCKHLLNEALKYHFMPEHRLSHQTMLMTRPRCAPKVLCAVGGKAGLFACLESVEMYFPQNDSWIGLAPLSIPRYEFGICVLDQKIYVVGGIATHVCQGISYRKHENSVECWDPDTNTWTSLERMFESRSTLGVVVLAGELYALGGYDGQSYLRTVEKYIPKVKEWQLVAPMNKTRSCFAAAVLDGMIYAIGGYGPAHMNSMERYDPSKNSWETVASMADKRINFGVGVMLGFIFVVGGHNGVSHLSSIERYDPHQNQWTVCRPMKEPRTGVGAAVIDNYLYVVGGHSGSSYLNTVQKYDPISDTWLDSAGMMYCRCNFGLTAL, encoded by the exons ATGGACCAGTCGTCTCCAACCTACATGCTTGCCAACTTAACCCACTTGCATTCTGAGCAGCTTCTGCAAGGCTTGAACCTCCTTCGCCAGCATCACGAGCTGTGTGACATTATCCTTCGAGTCGGCGATGTCAAGATCCATGCCCACAAAGTGGTGCTCGCCAGCATCAGCCCGTATTTCAAAGCCATGTTCACGGGGAACCTCTCCGAGAAGGAGAATTCAGAGGTAGAGTTCCAGTGCATCGACGAGGCAGCCCTGCAGGCCATCGTGGAGTACGCCTACACGGGAACCGTGTTCATCTCCCAGGACACCGTGGAGTCGCTCCTTCCAGCCGCAAACCTCCTCCAAATCAAGCTGGTGGTGAAGGAGTGCTGCGCCTTCCTTGAGAGCCAGCTCGACCCCGGCAACTGCATCGGGATTTCCCGGTTCGCAGAGACCTACGGCTGCCACGACCTCTACCTGGCTGCCAACAAGTACATCTGTCAGAACTTCGAAGAAGTTTGTCAGACTGAAGAATTCCTTGAGCTTTCGCATTCTGAACTGGACGAAATCGTTTCCAATGACTGCTTGAACGTTGTGACGGAGGAGACGGTTTTTTATGCACTGGAGTCCTGGATCAAGTACGACGTTCAGGAGCGGCAGAAGTACCTGGCGCAGCTGCTGCACTGCGTCCGCCTGCCGCTGCTCAGCGTCAAGTTCCTGACGCGGCTGTACGAAGCCAACCACCTCATCCGCGACGACCACACCTGCAAGCACCTGCTGAACGAGGCCCTCAAGTACCACTTCATGCCCGAGCACAGGCTCTCCCACCAGACCATGCTGATGACGCGGCCCCGCTGTGCTCCCAAAGTCCTCTGTGCCGTGGGAGGGAAGGCCGGGCTCTTTGCCTGCCTGGAGAG tGTTGAAATGTACTTTCCCCAGAATGACTCCTGGATAGGCCTGGCACCTCTCAGCATTCCCCGCTACGAGTTTGGAATTTGTGTCCTAGACCAGAAGATCTACGTTGTAGGAGGGATTGCCACCCACGTGTGTCAAGGCATCAGCTATCGTAAGCACGAGAACTCGGTGGAGTGCTGGGACCCTGACACGAACACTTGGACGTCCCTGGAGAGGATGTTTGAGAGCCGCAGCACTCTGGGAGTGGTCGTCCTGGCGGGAGAGCTCTATGCCCTCGGGGGCTACGACGGGCAGTCCTACCTGCGGACTGTGGAGAAATACATTCCCAAGGTGAAGGAGTGGCAGCTCGTGGCCCCCATGAACAAGACGCGGAGCTGCTTCGCTGCGGCTGTCCTGGACGGGATGATATACGCCATCGGGGGCTATGGGCCTGCCCACATGAACAG CATGGAGCGCTACGACCCAAGTAAGAATTCCTGGGAAACGGTCGCCTCGATGGCTGATAAGCGAATAAACTTTGGTGTTGGCGTCATGCTGGGCTTCATCTTCGTGGTGGGCGGGCACAACGGGGTGTCTCACCTCTCGAGCATCGAGCGATACGATCCGCACCAGAACCAGTGGACGGTGTGCCGGCCCATGAAGGAGCCCAGGACAG gAGTTGGCGCCGCCGTGATCGACAACTACCTGTACGTGGTGGGAGGTCATTCGGGGTCGTCCTACCTGAACACTGTGCAGAAGTACGACCCCATCTCGGACACCTGGCTGGACTCCGCGGGCATGATGTATTGTCGGTGCAATTTCGGGTTGACTGCACTTTGA